One window of Triticum dicoccoides isolate Atlit2015 ecotype Zavitan chromosome 5A, WEW_v2.0, whole genome shotgun sequence genomic DNA carries:
- the LOC119302595 gene encoding polygalacturonate 4-alpha-galacturonosyltransferase-like codes for MASPKRLPYSSAGAGGGGGARRGSGALPPVVVLVFLFVLAPSIFFVVRSGGHVHVASDPKGADGNQETDSQEQLATNNLKSVLSKEVIDAIAASQQETGTLNLDFFRDHPSPSWKTDDLVDHKMNTNLVVDDKAKTQNSSAEHVPLIYKAPKDGSDGHQVDTAAKIARRKLREIRREKRAMDLVRKDDEALVKLENAAIERSKVVDSAVLGKYSIWRKENENENSDSTVRLMRDQIIMARVYSVLAKSKNKHGLYQELQSRIKESHRAVGEATADADLHRSAPDRMRAMGQVLTKAREELYDCKVISQRLRAMLQSADEQVRSLKKQSTFLSQLAAKTIPNSIHCLSMRLTIDYYLLPVEKRKFPRSENLENPELYHYALFSDNVLAASVVVNSTIMNAKEPEKHVFHLVTDKLNFGAMNMWFLLNPPGKATIHVENVDEFKWLNSSYCPVLRQLESAAMKEFYFKADRPTTLSAGSSNLKYRNPKYLSMLNHLRFYLPEIYPKLDKILFLDDDIVVQKDLTGLWDVDLNGMVNGAVFTCGESFHRFDKYLNFSNPHIARNFDPNACGWAYGMNIFDLKQWKNKDITGIYHKWQTMNEDRVLWKLGTLPPGLMTFYKLTHPLDKSWHVLGLGYNPSIDRSEIDNAAVAHYNGNMKPWLELAMTKYRPYWTRYIKYDHPYIRGCNLSE; via the exons GAAACAGATTCGCAAGAGCAACTGGCAACAAACAATCTGAAATCTGTTTTGTCTAAGGAG GTAATCGATGCTATAGCTGCTAGTCAACAAGAAACAGGCACTCTGAATCTTGACTTCTTTAGGGATCATCCCTCTCCTTCTTGGAAAACTGATGATCTAGTTGATCACAAGATGAATACTAATTTGGTTGTTGACGACAAGGCAAAAACTCAAAACAGTTCTGCAGAACATGTACCTCTAATATATAAAGCACCCAAGGATGGTTCAG ATGGACATCAAGTTGATACAGCAGCAAAAATAGCTCGAAGG AAACTACGGGAGATAAGGCGGGAAAAGAGGGCAATGGATTTGGTACGGAAAGATGATGAAGCGCTTGTTAAGCTGGAGAATGCGGCTATTGAGCGATCGAAGGTTGTAGATTCTGCTGTCCTTGGGAAATACAGCATATGGAGAAAAGAGAATGAGAATGAGAACTCAGATTCAACAGTCAGGTTGATGAGGGACCAAATTATTATGGCTCGTGTTTACTCTGTGCTTGCAAAATCAAAGAACAAGCATGGTCTTTATCAAGAACTGCAGAGCCGAATCAAGGAAAGCCATCGGGCCGTAGGAGAGGCTACTGCAGATGCTGACCTTCATCGCAG TGCACCTGATAGAATGAGAGCGATGGGTCAAGTTTTAACCAAGGCCAGAGAAGAATTGTATGATTGCAAGGTGATAAGTCAGAGACTAAGGGCAATGCTTCAGTCAGCAGATGAACAGgtcaggagcttgaagaagcagagcaCATTTCTCAGCCAGTTGGCTGCAAAGACGATTCCAAACAGCATTCACTGCTTGTCTATGCGCTTAACAATAGATTACTATCTCCTTCCTGTGGAGAAACGGAAGTTCCCGAGGAGTGAAAACTTGGAAAATCCAGAGCTCTACCACTATGCACTTTTCTCGGACAATGTCTTGGCTGCCTCTGTTGTTGTAAACTCAACCATCATGAATGCCAAG GAGCCTGAGAAACATGTTTTCCATCTTGTGACTGATAAGTTGAACTTTGGAGCCATGAACATGTGGTTTTTGCTGAACCCACCTGGCAAGGCCACTATCCATGTTGAGAATGTGGATGAGTTTAAGTGGTTGAACTCATCGTACTGTCCTGTTTTACGTCAACTGGAGTCTGCTGCCATGAAAGAGTTTTATTTCAAGGCTGATCGTCCCACCACTCTTTCAGCAGGTTCTTCAAACCTAAAGTACCGTAACCCCAAGTACCTTTCCATGCTGAACCACTTGAGATTTTATCTCCCGGAGATCTATCCAAAGTTGGATAAGATACTTTTCCTCGATGATGACATAGTTGTGCAGAAAGATTTGACAGGATTGTGGGATGTTGATCTAAACGGAATGGTTAATGGTGCAGTGTTTACCTGTGGAGAGAGTTTCCACCGTTTTGACAAGTATCTTAACTTCTCAAATCCACACATTGCTCGGAACTTTGACCCTAATGCTTGTGGTTGGGCTTATGGGATGAACATCTTTGATCTCAAGCAGTGGAAGAACAAAGATATTACCGGGATCTACCACAAGTGGCAAACCATG AATGAAGACAGGGTTCTTTGGAAGCTCGGGACACTTCCACCTGGGCTCATGACGTTCTACAAGCTGACGCATCCCCTGGATAAATCGTGGCATGTCCTTGGACTAGGATACAACCCAAGCATCGACCGCTCAGAGATAGACAATGCTGCTGTCGCTCACTACAATGGGAACATGAAGCCATGGCTGGAGCTGGCAATGACCAAGTACCGACCATACTGGACAAGGTATATAAAGTACGACCACCCTTACATCCGCGGATGCAACCTGAGTGAGTAG